In one Bradyrhizobium cosmicum genomic region, the following are encoded:
- a CDS encoding S8 family serine peptidase, with amino-acid sequence MTRKSESGARSGAYASSVGAGLLLAACLGVEVAQAQAIMRTPTISVPTRTPTISPSIAARASPGMAARVVAVDRGPPRIAATTPRISARMAPTPVLPYARYSPNLYPACTAPYRDAAGECLAQPDADGDGTGKSGKKSAGNGRRNNTPVAVNLRTFAGEFVAEIDSALSLTEADELARRHGLTRVSSENFPLIGATIGLFRITDGRPSETVRREFAADGSVRSVQPNFRYVLQDQKSSVPIEGDPAQYALAKLRLPQAHTLAHGANVTVAVIDSGIDAGHPELAHSVADNFDALGSTEGPHVHGTGIAGAIVAHAKLMGSAPEARIIAIRAFGGTTGGAQSSSYVILRSLNYAAEHGAQIVNMSFAGPKDAVIERAIAATAGRGLVLIAAAGNAGAKSPPLYPAANPNVIAVSATDQQDKLFTASNRGNYIALAAPGVDIFLPAPDGKYQMTSGTSFSAAYVSGVAALLLERNYALKPEALRMTLAKTARDLGSPGRDDLFGDGEADAFAAVMAVPADSATPVAAASGTTKREDAEKRRDEPSVRAIEQPSLSSADDKAAVSQADRPATR; translated from the coding sequence ATGACGCGCAAGTCCGAGAGTGGGGCAAGATCCGGGGCCTATGCTTCGTCGGTCGGAGCCGGCCTTCTGCTTGCTGCCTGTCTTGGCGTCGAGGTCGCGCAGGCGCAGGCGATCATGCGCACGCCCACGATCAGCGTCCCGACACGCACCCCGACCATTTCTCCCAGCATCGCTGCGCGCGCCAGTCCCGGTATGGCGGCCAGAGTGGTGGCCGTCGACCGCGGCCCGCCCAGGATCGCCGCCACGACGCCCCGGATCTCGGCGCGGATGGCCCCGACGCCGGTGCTGCCCTATGCGCGCTATTCGCCGAACCTCTATCCCGCCTGCACCGCGCCCTATCGAGACGCCGCCGGCGAGTGCCTGGCGCAGCCGGATGCAGATGGCGACGGCACTGGAAAGTCCGGCAAGAAGAGCGCCGGCAACGGCCGCCGCAACAACACGCCGGTTGCCGTGAACCTGCGGACCTTCGCAGGCGAATTCGTCGCCGAGATCGACAGCGCGCTGTCGCTGACCGAGGCCGACGAGCTGGCGCGCCGGCACGGCCTGACGCGCGTCTCATCCGAGAATTTTCCGTTGATCGGGGCCACCATCGGCCTGTTCCGCATCACCGACGGCCGGCCCTCCGAGACGGTGCGGCGCGAGTTCGCCGCCGACGGCAGCGTGCGCTCGGTCCAGCCGAACTTCCGCTATGTGCTCCAGGACCAGAAATCGTCCGTGCCGATCGAAGGCGACCCCGCGCAATATGCGCTGGCCAAGCTTCGCCTGCCGCAGGCGCATACCCTGGCGCACGGCGCCAACGTGACGGTTGCCGTGATCGATTCCGGCATCGACGCCGGGCATCCCGAGCTCGCTCATTCCGTCGCCGACAATTTCGATGCGCTGGGCAGCACCGAGGGCCCGCACGTCCACGGCACCGGCATCGCCGGCGCCATCGTTGCGCATGCCAAGCTGATGGGCAGCGCGCCCGAGGCGCGCATCATCGCCATCCGCGCCTTCGGCGGCACCACGGGCGGGGCCCAGAGCTCGTCCTACGTCATCCTGCGCTCGCTCAACTACGCCGCCGAGCACGGCGCGCAGATCGTCAATATGAGCTTTGCGGGCCCCAAGGACGCGGTGATCGAGCGCGCCATCGCCGCGACCGCCGGGCGCGGGCTCGTGCTGATCGCGGCGGCCGGCAACGCCGGCGCCAAATCCCCGCCGCTCTATCCCGCCGCCAATCCCAACGTGATCGCGGTTAGCGCGACCGACCAGCAGGACAAGCTGTTCACGGCGTCCAACCGGGGCAATTACATCGCGCTGGCCGCGCCTGGCGTCGACATCTTCCTGCCGGCGCCTGATGGAAAGTACCAGATGACCTCGGGAACCTCGTTCTCGGCGGCCTATGTCTCCGGCGTCGCCGCGCTGCTGCTCGAGCGCAACTACGCGCTGAAGCCGGAAGCGCTGCGCATGACGCTGGCGAAGACCGCGCGCGACCTCGGTTCACCCGGGCGTGATGATCTGTTCGGCGACGGTGAGGCTGATGCTTTTGCCGCGGTCATGGCTGTTCCAGCCGACAGCGCGACGCCGGTCGCGGCGGCCTCAGGTACAACAAAACGTGAAGATGCCGAGAAGCGTCGCGACGAGCCCAGCGTTCGCGCCATTGAGCAACCCTCGTTGTCGAGCGCGGATGATAAAGCTGCGGTTTCTCAGGCGGATAGGCCGGCGACACGATAG
- a CDS encoding sigma-70 family RNA polymerase sigma factor yields MSVTQAASDEVLIARIAQGDRLAMQVLYGRHHVRVYRFGLRLVRDEQAAEDLISEVFLDVWRQAGKFEGRSAVSTWLLAITRFKALSALRRRKDVGLDDEAANAIEDSSDDPEVAVQKKDTSEALRECLTGLSPDHREIVDLVYYHEKSVEEVAEIVGIPENTVKTRLFYARKKLAELLKAAGVERGWP; encoded by the coding sequence TTGAGCGTGACACAGGCGGCTTCGGACGAGGTCCTGATCGCCAGGATCGCTCAAGGTGACCGGCTCGCCATGCAGGTGCTGTACGGGCGGCATCATGTCAGGGTGTATCGCTTCGGGCTGAGGCTCGTGCGGGACGAGCAGGCGGCGGAAGACCTCATCAGCGAGGTGTTTCTCGACGTCTGGCGTCAAGCCGGCAAGTTCGAGGGCCGATCCGCCGTTTCCACCTGGCTGCTGGCAATTACCCGATTCAAGGCCCTGTCTGCGCTCCGGCGCAGGAAGGACGTTGGGTTGGACGACGAAGCTGCCAACGCGATCGAGGATTCGTCCGACGATCCGGAAGTCGCGGTGCAGAAAAAGGATACGAGTGAAGCGTTGCGGGAGTGTTTGACGGGCCTCTCGCCGGACCATCGGGAAATCGTCGATCTCGTCTACTACCACGAGAAATCCGTGGAAGAGGTGGCCGAAATCGTCGGGATACCGGAGAACACCGTGAAGACGCGCCTCTTCTATGCGCGCAAGAAACTGGCCGAACTGCTCAAGGCAGCCGGCGTTGAGCGAGGCTGGCCATGA
- a CDS encoding GGDEF domain-containing protein has protein sequence MSTAATSLPERNAAEAADLVLAPAVTAPEVRARRARQRRQMYVGQVASYSLGAFVLLLYGFDGAVPMHVPSLFWVGGLSIIGIFVVMSEAGVGDRSTDHYLTVFQISAHMALQFVFLVSEPTIGIAFISVLFLIFAFGTLRMTSAQAVLTWAFAATGLAAVFLASDLPIGMPVATRLQRTASMLCFVLVIGQCAFLGLFGATLRKILYQRSIELKAAYQRIEELAELDELTGSYNRGSIMRHLDVEIEKARQDSTPCAIALIDLDWFKRINDAHGHPTGDEVLRTFAITIFANIRPTDSFGRYGGEEFLLLLPDTTSDAAQRMLERLRGIVADLDWSAFSPSMHVTISAGVAMLRDNDTADTFLARVDSALYSAKAQGRNRIATS, from the coding sequence ATGAGCACGGCCGCGACGTCCCTTCCGGAGAGGAATGCCGCTGAGGCCGCGGATCTCGTGCTCGCGCCCGCGGTGACCGCGCCCGAGGTGCGGGCACGCCGGGCCCGGCAGCGCCGCCAGATGTATGTCGGCCAGGTCGCAAGCTACTCGCTCGGCGCCTTCGTCCTGCTGCTCTACGGCTTCGACGGCGCCGTTCCGATGCACGTGCCGTCGCTGTTCTGGGTCGGCGGCCTCTCGATCATCGGCATCTTCGTCGTGATGTCGGAGGCCGGCGTCGGGGACAGGTCGACCGACCACTATCTCACGGTGTTCCAGATCTCCGCGCACATGGCGCTGCAGTTCGTGTTCCTGGTATCGGAGCCCACGATCGGCATCGCCTTCATCAGCGTTCTGTTCCTGATTTTCGCGTTCGGCACGCTGCGGATGACCTCCGCTCAGGCCGTGCTCACCTGGGCATTCGCGGCCACCGGTCTCGCCGCCGTCTTCCTCGCCTCCGACCTGCCGATCGGCATGCCCGTTGCGACGAGGCTGCAGCGGACCGCCTCGATGCTGTGCTTCGTGCTGGTGATCGGCCAATGCGCCTTCCTCGGCCTGTTCGGCGCCACGCTGCGCAAGATCCTGTACCAGCGCAGCATCGAGCTGAAGGCCGCTTATCAGCGCATCGAGGAACTCGCCGAGCTCGACGAGCTCACCGGCTCCTATAACCGCGGCAGCATCATGCGTCATCTGGACGTAGAGATCGAAAAGGCGCGGCAGGACTCCACACCTTGCGCGATCGCGCTGATCGACCTCGACTGGTTCAAGCGCATCAACGACGCCCACGGCCACCCCACCGGCGACGAAGTGCTTCGCACCTTTGCGATCACCATCTTCGCCAACATCCGCCCGACCGACAGCTTTGGCCGCTATGGCGGCGAGGAATTCCTGCTGCTGCTGCCGGACACCACGAGCGACGCTGCACAACGCATGCTCGAACGGCTCCGCGGGATCGTCGCCGATCTCGACTGGAGTGCATTTTCTCCGAGCATGCACGTTACCATTTCCGCCGGCGTCGCCATGCTACGCGACAATGATACTGCCGACACGTTTCTCGCGCGCGTCGACAGCGCGCTCTATTCCGCCAAGGCGCAAGGGCGCAACCGAATTGCAACGAGCTGA
- a CDS encoding DUF2336 domain-containing protein, with translation MRSRSAKSSENLLEELQAALSHGTVARRVETLRRVTDLFIGNAIDYSDEHTGVFDDVFHCLVEQIETSARALLADRLAPIAAAPPKIIRTLALDEIIEVAGPVLSTSERLDEATLMEIARTRGQAHLKAISLRRVLSEALTDVLVTRGNEDVVQSTVSNPGAQLSEGSLTDLVTRAERDDDLATCIGLRPDLPRHHYLKLIAKASLSVRRKLEAAHPELADEVSSAVQQAAQRVRAAAMTRQTEMARALVKSLHEDGRLDELQVTTFAEQGKFDETNAGLAALAGVAVETAENMMIESRTEGVMILAKVAGMQWSSVRAIIAMREKLSGGSQTDMLTLRDTYEALRSSTAQQVLRFHRMQSTTSAA, from the coding sequence ATGAGATCCAGATCCGCCAAATCATCCGAGAACCTGCTCGAGGAATTGCAGGCAGCGCTCTCGCACGGCACCGTCGCGCGCCGGGTCGAGACGTTGCGCCGCGTCACCGATCTCTTCATCGGCAACGCGATAGACTATTCCGACGAGCACACCGGCGTGTTCGACGACGTCTTTCACTGCCTGGTCGAGCAGATCGAGACGTCGGCCAGAGCGCTGCTCGCCGACCGTCTCGCGCCGATCGCAGCAGCGCCGCCGAAAATCATCCGCACGCTCGCGCTCGACGAGATCATCGAGGTCGCCGGCCCCGTGCTGTCGACATCGGAACGGCTGGACGAGGCGACCCTGATGGAGATCGCGCGCACCCGCGGCCAGGCGCATCTCAAGGCGATCTCGCTGCGGCGAGTGCTGTCGGAAGCGCTGACCGACGTGCTGGTGACCCGCGGCAACGAAGACGTGGTGCAATCGACCGTCAGCAACCCGGGCGCACAGCTCTCCGAGGGAAGTCTCACCGATCTCGTCACACGCGCCGAACGCGACGACGACCTCGCCACCTGCATCGGCCTGCGGCCCGACCTGCCGCGCCATCATTACCTGAAACTGATTGCGAAAGCCTCCTTGAGCGTGCGCAGGAAGCTGGAGGCCGCGCATCCGGAGCTCGCCGACGAAGTATCGAGCGCGGTCCAGCAGGCCGCCCAGCGCGTCCGCGCCGCCGCCATGACCCGGCAAACCGAGATGGCGCGCGCGCTGGTGAAGTCGCTGCACGAAGACGGCCGTCTCGACGAATTGCAGGTCACGACATTTGCCGAGCAGGGCAAGTTCGACGAGACCAATGCGGGGCTCGCGGCGCTCGCAGGCGTCGCGGTCGAGACCGCCGAGAACATGATGATCGAGAGCCGCACCGAGGGCGTGATGATTCTTGCCAAGGTTGCCGGCATGCAATGGTCGAGCGTGCGCGCGATCATCGCCATGCGCGAGAAGCTCTCGGGCGGCTCGCAGACCGACATGCTGACGCTGCGCGATACCTACGAGGCCCTGCGCTCATCGACCGCGCAGCAGGTGCTGCGTTTCCACCGCATGCAGAGCACGACGTCGGCGGCCTGA
- the paoC gene encoding aldehyde oxidoreductase molybdenum-binding subunit PaoC — MKFDTPATTNPIDQLKIIGQPTSRIDGPLKATGRATYAYEWHDTATRPAYGYIVGSAIAKGRIASIDLSRAKAAPGVIAIVTAENAGKLGKGDYNTAKLLGGPEIDHYHQAVAVVVAETFEQACAAAQLVRVDYSASKGSFDLSAGRDGAVKPPAEDDGQPDTKVGDFSGAFAAAPVQLDATYTTPDQAHAMMEPHASMAAWDGDKLTLWTSNQMIAWTTGDVAKTLGLPKENVRLISPFIGGGFGGKLFLRSDAVLAALGARAANRPVKVAMQRPLMFNNTTHRPATIQRIRIGATREGRITAIGHESWSGNLPEGRPETAVMQTRLLYAGANRMTALRLAMLDLPEGNAMRAPGEAPGMMALEIAMDEMAERLKLDPIEFRARNDTQVDPEHPDRSFSQRQLVECMRIGAERFGWSKRNAEPGRQRDGRWLVGVGMAAAFRNNLLMKSGARVRLDSSGTVTVETDMTDIGTGSYTIIAQTAAEMMGLPLEKVVVRLGDSSFPVSAGSGGQFGANNSTSGVYAACVKLREAVAQNLGFNSADVAFSDGQVTSGNRSVPLGQAASDSELTAEDSIEYGDLAKTHQQSTFGAHFVELGVDVATAEIRVRRMLAVCAAGRVLNPKTARSQVIGAMTMGVGAALMEELAVDKRAGFFVNHDLAGYEVPVHADIPHQDTIFLDETDPMSSPMKAKGIGELGLCGVAAALANAIYNATGIRVRDYPITLDKLLHHMPDV; from the coding sequence ATGAAGTTCGATACGCCCGCAACCACCAACCCGATCGACCAGCTCAAGATCATCGGTCAGCCGACCAGCCGGATCGACGGTCCTCTCAAGGCGACGGGCAGGGCAACCTATGCCTATGAGTGGCACGACACCGCGACGCGTCCTGCCTACGGCTACATCGTCGGCTCTGCCATCGCCAAGGGCCGGATTGCATCGATCGACCTGTCCCGCGCGAAGGCGGCGCCGGGCGTGATCGCGATCGTTACGGCCGAAAATGCCGGCAAGCTCGGCAAAGGCGATTACAACACGGCCAAGCTGCTTGGTGGTCCCGAAATCGACCATTACCATCAGGCGGTCGCTGTCGTCGTGGCCGAAACCTTCGAGCAAGCATGCGCCGCGGCCCAGCTCGTTCGGGTCGACTACAGTGCAAGTAAGGGTTCATTCGACCTGTCAGCCGGACGGGATGGCGCCGTAAAACCTCCCGCTGAGGACGACGGCCAGCCGGACACGAAGGTCGGAGATTTTTCTGGCGCCTTCGCTGCCGCCCCGGTGCAGCTCGATGCGACCTATACCACGCCGGATCAGGCCCATGCGATGATGGAGCCGCATGCGTCGATGGCGGCGTGGGATGGCGACAAGCTCACCTTGTGGACCTCCAACCAGATGATTGCCTGGACGACCGGCGACGTCGCGAAGACGCTCGGTCTGCCCAAGGAAAATGTTCGCCTCATTTCTCCCTTCATCGGGGGTGGATTTGGCGGAAAGCTGTTCCTGCGTTCGGACGCAGTCCTCGCGGCACTGGGCGCTCGGGCGGCCAATCGTCCCGTCAAGGTCGCCATGCAGCGCCCGCTGATGTTCAACAACACGACGCATCGTCCCGCGACGATCCAGCGAATCCGCATTGGCGCGACCCGGGAGGGCAGGATCACCGCGATCGGACACGAGAGCTGGTCGGGGAATTTGCCTGAAGGCAGGCCGGAGACGGCAGTGATGCAGACCCGTCTGCTCTATGCCGGCGCGAACCGTATGACGGCACTGCGCCTGGCGATGCTGGATCTGCCCGAGGGGAACGCCATGCGCGCGCCCGGTGAGGCGCCCGGCATGATGGCGCTGGAGATCGCGATGGACGAGATGGCGGAGCGGCTGAAGCTCGATCCCATCGAATTCCGCGCCCGCAACGACACCCAGGTCGATCCCGAACATCCCGACCGTTCCTTCTCACAGCGTCAGCTCGTCGAGTGCATGCGGATCGGCGCGGAACGCTTCGGGTGGAGCAAGCGAAACGCCGAGCCGGGCAGGCAGCGCGACGGCCGCTGGCTGGTGGGCGTGGGCATGGCGGCCGCGTTCCGCAACAATCTCCTGATGAAGTCTGGCGCGCGCGTCCGGCTCGACAGCAGCGGCACCGTGACGGTCGAGACCGACATGACGGATATCGGAACGGGCAGCTACACCATCATCGCGCAGACCGCGGCGGAGATGATGGGGCTCCCGCTCGAAAAGGTCGTCGTGCGTCTCGGCGATTCCAGCTTCCCGGTCTCCGCGGGCTCGGGCGGGCAGTTCGGTGCCAACAATTCGACCTCGGGCGTGTACGCGGCCTGCGTCAAGCTGCGCGAGGCGGTGGCGCAAAATCTCGGCTTCAACTCCGCTGATGTCGCCTTTTCGGATGGGCAGGTGACCTCGGGCAATCGAAGCGTTCCGCTCGGACAAGCGGCCTCGGACAGCGAGCTCACGGCGGAGGATTCGATCGAGTATGGCGATCTCGCCAAGACGCACCAGCAATCGACCTTCGGTGCGCATTTCGTCGAGCTCGGCGTCGACGTCGCGACTGCCGAGATCCGCGTCCGCCGGATGCTTGCCGTCTGCGCCGCGGGGCGGGTCCTCAACCCGAAGACGGCGCGCAGCCAGGTGATCGGCGCCATGACGATGGGCGTCGGCGCGGCGCTGATGGAAGAGCTGGCGGTGGATAAGCGGGCCGGCTTCTTCGTCAACCATGATCTCGCCGGCTACGAAGTGCCGGTTCATGCCGACATTCCGCACCAGGATACGATCTTCCTGGACGAGACCGACCCGATGTCCTCGCCGATGAAGGCGAAGGGGATCGGCGAGCTCGGGCTATGCGGCGTCGCAGCGGCGCTGGCTAACGCGATCTACAATGCGACCGGCATCCGGGTCCGCGACTACCCGATCACGCTGGACAAGCTGCTGCACCACATGCCCGACGTTTGA
- a CDS encoding FAD binding domain-containing protein: MKSFTYEKADSPAAAASAAVRTSNAKFIAGGTNLLDLMKLEIETPSHLIDVNGLAFDKIEPTPDGGLRVGALVRNTTLAADARIRRDYGLLSRALLAGASGQLRNKATTAGNLLQRTRCPYFYDTNQPCNKRAPGSGCAAIGGVTRQHAVIGSSDTCIATHPSDMAIAMRVLDATVQTVRPDGTTRDIPIADLHRLPGDTPQIETTLAPGELITSVTLPKPVGGTHIYRKVRDRASYAFALVSVGAIVQRDGTGRVAVGGIAHKPWRVEAAEAELPRGAKAVATRLLDGAKPTRDNAFKLALVERTLTAVLAEAKG, from the coding sequence ATGAAGTCTTTTACCTACGAAAAGGCGGATTCGCCGGCGGCGGCGGCTTCCGCGGCGGTCCGGACCAGTAACGCCAAATTCATCGCGGGCGGCACCAATCTGCTCGATCTGATGAAGCTCGAAATCGAGACGCCGTCCCATCTGATCGACGTCAACGGCCTGGCCTTCGACAAGATCGAGCCGACGCCGGATGGCGGCCTGCGCGTCGGAGCGCTGGTGCGCAACACGACCTTGGCGGCCGACGCGCGGATCCGGCGCGACTATGGCCTGCTGTCGCGCGCGCTGCTGGCTGGCGCGTCCGGGCAGTTGCGCAACAAAGCGACCACCGCGGGTAATCTGCTGCAACGGACGCGCTGCCCCTATTTCTACGATACCAACCAGCCGTGCAACAAGCGCGCGCCGGGCAGCGGCTGCGCCGCTATCGGTGGCGTGACCCGCCAGCACGCGGTGATCGGCTCCAGCGACACCTGCATCGCAACCCATCCGAGCGACATGGCGATCGCCATGCGTGTGCTCGATGCGACCGTGCAGACGGTTCGTCCGGATGGCACGACGCGCGATATCCCGATCGCCGATCTCCACCGCCTACCGGGGGACACGCCGCAGATCGAGACGACGCTTGCGCCCGGCGAGCTGATCACATCGGTGACGCTTCCGAAGCCTGTCGGCGGAACGCATATCTACCGGAAGGTGCGCGACCGCGCCTCCTATGCCTTCGCATTGGTGTCGGTCGGAGCGATCGTCCAGCGCGATGGAACGGGACGGGTCGCCGTCGGTGGAATCGCTCATAAGCCATGGCGTGTCGAGGCGGCGGAGGCCGAGTTGCCCCGCGGTGCGAAGGCCGTTGCCACGCGCCTGCTCGACGGGGCCAAGCCCACCCGAGACAACGCATTCAAGCTGGCACTGGTCGAGCGCACGCTCACCGCCGTGCTCGCTGAAGCGAAAGGTTGA
- the paoA gene encoding aldehyde dehydrogenase iron-sulfur subunit PaoA yields MRKPSAFEMSRRNLLVGTATSVAMGAASRGAEAQNSAAPPLTTATATAPAMATVSFNVNGEVRALKLDTRTTLLDALREHLHLTGTKKGCDQGQCGACTVMVGGQRINSCLTLAVMHEGDNVTTIEGLGTPDHMHPMQAAFVEHDGFQCGYCTPGQICSAVAVLDEIKAGIPSHVTGDLNVAPELTNAELRERMSGNICRCGAYSNIAEAITEVAGRPA; encoded by the coding sequence ATGCGAAAACCCAGCGCATTTGAAATGTCGCGGCGGAACCTTTTGGTCGGAACCGCGACGTCGGTCGCAATGGGCGCCGCGTCACGCGGCGCCGAAGCTCAGAACTCTGCCGCGCCGCCTCTGACGACTGCAACTGCGACGGCGCCCGCGATGGCGACGGTGTCCTTCAACGTCAATGGCGAGGTCCGCGCCCTGAAGCTCGACACCCGGACGACATTGCTCGACGCATTGCGCGAGCACCTTCATCTCACCGGCACCAAGAAGGGCTGCGATCAGGGTCAGTGCGGCGCCTGCACCGTGATGGTCGGCGGACAGCGCATCAATTCGTGCCTGACGCTCGCAGTGATGCATGAAGGCGACAACGTCACCACGATCGAGGGGCTCGGCACGCCGGACCACATGCATCCGATGCAGGCCGCCTTCGTTGAGCATGATGGTTTCCAGTGCGGCTATTGCACGCCGGGACAGATCTGCTCGGCGGTTGCCGTGCTCGACGAGATCAAGGCCGGCATTCCCAGCCACGTCACCGGCGATCTGAATGTCGCGCCGGAATTGACGAATGCCGAGCTGCGCGAGCGCATGAGCGGCAACATCTGTCGTTGCGGTGCCTATTCCAACATCGCCGAGGCCATCACCGAGGTCGCTGGGAGGCCCGCATGA
- a CDS encoding NrsF family protein translates to MDTDQLIRSLAADNAHRAPRVGAMLTMALLVAAPLSILIFATFLGVRSDVMSAMHNPFFDMKFAVTLSLAIPAIIVSLHLSRPEALMRGWGWLLLLPVGLLAVAIGGEAMMAPAMPMTMRMMGKNSRVCLLAIPAMSLPLLAGALFGLRHGAPSHPALAGALAGLVSAGLAATLYASHCTDDSPLFVATWYTLATALVAAIGALVGSRVLRY, encoded by the coding sequence ATGGATACCGATCAACTCATTCGCAGCCTCGCGGCCGACAACGCCCATCGCGCGCCGCGCGTCGGCGCCATGCTGACCATGGCGTTGCTGGTGGCCGCGCCCCTGTCGATCCTGATCTTCGCGACGTTCCTCGGCGTGCGGTCCGACGTGATGAGCGCGATGCACAATCCATTCTTCGACATGAAGTTCGCGGTCACGCTGTCGCTCGCGATCCCCGCGATCATCGTCAGCCTGCATCTGTCGCGCCCAGAAGCCTTGATGCGCGGCTGGGGCTGGCTGCTGCTGCTGCCCGTCGGCCTGCTTGCGGTCGCGATCGGCGGCGAGGCGATGATGGCGCCGGCGATGCCGATGACGATGCGGATGATGGGCAAGAACTCCAGAGTGTGCCTGCTTGCGATCCCGGCGATGTCGCTGCCGCTGCTTGCGGGCGCGCTGTTCGGCCTGCGTCACGGCGCGCCGTCTCACCCCGCGCTCGCCGGTGCGCTCGCCGGCCTGGTGTCGGCCGGCCTTGCCGCGACGCTCTACGCCTCGCACTGCACCGACGACTCGCCGCTGTTCGTCGCGACCTGGTACACGCTCGCGACTGCGCTGGTGGCTGCGATAGGCGCGCTGGTGGGGTCGAGAGTCCTGCGGTACTGA
- a CDS encoding sigma-70 family RNA polymerase sigma factor produces MRGREDEWTDLMRSAMAGDDAAYHRLLKAVTPVLRAAARRGLARAGQPPDQAEDIVQEILLAVHLKRHTWDSEAPFAPWLFAIGRNKLIDTLRRRGRRIFVDIDDFAETLPGEMPEETASAAEVAAQLGTLPQRQRDVLQSIAVEAASIKDTAAKFSMSEGAVRVALHRGLAALTAKLRDH; encoded by the coding sequence GTGCGCGGACGTGAGGACGAGTGGACCGACCTGATGCGGTCGGCCATGGCAGGCGATGACGCGGCTTATCATCGCCTGTTGAAGGCGGTCACGCCGGTGCTGCGCGCTGCCGCGAGGCGGGGCTTGGCGCGGGCCGGGCAGCCTCCCGACCAGGCCGAGGATATCGTGCAGGAGATTCTGTTGGCGGTGCATCTGAAGCGGCACACATGGGACAGCGAGGCCCCCTTCGCCCCGTGGCTGTTCGCGATCGGCCGCAACAAGCTGATCGATACGCTCAGGCGGCGGGGCCGGAGGATCTTCGTCGACATCGACGATTTCGCCGAGACCCTGCCGGGCGAGATGCCGGAGGAGACGGCCTCTGCAGCCGAGGTCGCAGCGCAGCTCGGCACGCTGCCGCAGCGCCAGCGCGACGTGTTGCAGTCGATCGCGGTGGAGGCTGCCTCGATCAAGGATACGGCTGCGAAGTTTTCGATGAGCGAAGGTGCGGTGCGGGTCGCGCTGCATCGCGGACTTGCGGCGCTGACCGCCAAACTGCGGGACCACTAG
- a CDS encoding enoyl-CoA hydratase, producing MSTFEHIIVESIGAVGIIKLNRPKMLNALSFGVFREIAAAVDDLEGDDAIGCIVVTGSEKAFAAGADIKEMQPKGFIDMFSEDFAAIGGDRIARCRKPTIAAVAGYALGGGCELAMMCDFIIAADTAKFGQPEITLGTIPGIGGTQRLTRAIGKAKAMDLCLTGRMMDAAEAERSGLVSRIVPADKLMDEVMAAAEKIASMSRPAVAMAKEAVNRAFETTLAEGMSVERNLFHATFALEDRSEGMAAFIEKRKPVNKNR from the coding sequence ATGAGCACGTTCGAACACATCATCGTCGAAAGCATCGGAGCGGTCGGCATCATCAAGCTGAACCGGCCGAAGATGCTCAACGCGCTCTCCTTCGGAGTCTTCCGCGAGATCGCAGCGGCCGTCGACGATCTCGAGGGCGATGACGCGATCGGCTGCATCGTCGTGACCGGCAGCGAAAAGGCCTTCGCCGCCGGCGCCGACATCAAGGAGATGCAGCCGAAGGGCTTCATCGACATGTTCTCGGAGGATTTCGCCGCGATCGGCGGCGATCGCATCGCGCGCTGCCGCAAGCCGACCATCGCCGCGGTCGCGGGCTACGCGCTCGGCGGCGGCTGCGAGCTCGCCATGATGTGCGACTTCATCATCGCCGCCGACACCGCCAAGTTCGGCCAGCCCGAGATCACGCTCGGCACCATTCCCGGCATCGGCGGCACCCAGCGCCTGACCCGCGCGATCGGAAAGGCCAAGGCGATGGACCTCTGCCTCACCGGCCGCATGATGGATGCGGCCGAAGCCGAGCGCAGCGGCCTCGTCAGCCGCATTGTGCCCGCAGACAAGCTCATGGACGAAGTCATGGCCGCCGCGGAGAAGATCGCGTCGATGTCGCGGCCCGCGGTCGCGATGGCCAAGGAGGCGGTGAACCGCGCCTTCGAGACCACGCTCGCCGAGGGCATGAGCGTCGAGCGCAACCTATTCCACGCGACCTTTGCGCTGGAAGACCGCTCCGAGGGCATGGCCGCCTTCATCGAGAAGCGCAAGCCGGTGAACAAGAACCGGTAA